The genomic segment GGGGTGCCCCTGCACGACCGTGTGATAGATCTTCTCGACGTCGCGCTCCTTGAACGCCCGCTTGAGGGCGGTGTACGCGCGCTCGGTCTTGGCCACCACCATCAGGCCGCTCGTGCCGACGTCCAGGCGGTGCACGACGCCCTGTCGCTCGGCTGCGCCGGTCGTGGCGATGCGGAATCCGCCGGCAGCGAGAGCGCCGAGCACGGTCGGGCCCTCCCAACCCAGGGAGGGATGGGCGGCGACCCCGGCGGGCTTGTCCACCACCACGATGTCGTCGTCGTCGTGGGCGATGCCGAGGTCGGGCACCTCGACCGGCACCACGCGCGGCTCCTCCTTCGGCGCCCACGACACCTCGAGCCAGGCGCCGCCGCGCAGCTTGTCGGACTTCGCAAGCGTGCGGCCGTCCATCGCCACGCCGCCGCGCTCGGCGACCTCGGCGGCGAAGGTCCGCGAGAAGCCGAGCATCTTGGCCAGCGCGGCGTCGACCCTTGTCCCGTCGAGGCCGTCGGGCACGGGAAGGCTGCGTGACTCCACGTCAGTCCTTCGGAGTGTCGGATGCCGCGGCATCCGCCTGCTCGTCATCCACCGGCCGGGCGGCCTCGCGTCGCAGCTCGCGCGTGCCGTCGAGATGCAGCCCGACCAGCACGAGGATCGCGACGCCGATCATCATCGAGACGATGAAGATGTCCGCGATGTTGTAGATCGCGGGCGACATGCCAGGCAGGAACCAGAGCCAGGGGGTGTTGATGAAGTCGATGACGTGCCCGACGGCGAAGCCGGGCTCCCGCAGCAGACGGTCGGTCAGGTTGCCCAGAACGCCGCCGAGCAGCAGGCCGAGGACGACCGCCCAGAGGCGCGAGCGCACGCGCCTGGCGGCGAGCCACCCGATCACCACAGCCACTGCGGCGAGGGCGATGGTGAAGATCCACGTGACCTCGGCGCCGAGCGAGAACGCGGCGCCGGGGTTTCGCGT from the Microbacterium atlanticum genome contains:
- a CDS encoding RluA family pseudouridine synthase, which gives rise to MESRSLPVPDGLDGTRVDAALAKMLGFSRTFAAEVAERGGVAMDGRTLAKSDKLRGGAWLEVSWAPKEEPRVVPVEVPDLGIAHDDDDIVVVDKPAGVAAHPSLGWEGPTVLGALAAGGFRIATTGAAERQGVVHRLDVGTSGLMVVAKTERAYTALKRAFKERDVEKIYHTVVQGHPDPLVGTIDAPIGRHPSHSWKFAVIPDGKDSVTHYETIEAFPGASLLEIHLETGRTHQIRVHMAAHRHPCVGDPLYGGDPTVSARLGLTRQWLHAHELSFVHPATGEWSTFTSEYPADLAHALELLRGD
- the lspA gene encoding signal peptidase II → MTGRPPLRQAAAGTIIATLAVLVLAADQLAKHFALQNLPYQEPVHVIGDFLIFYLTRNPGAAFSLGAEVTWIFTIALAAVAVVIGWLAARRVRSRLWAVVLGLLLGGVLGNLTDRLLREPGFAVGHVIDFINTPWLWFLPGMSPAIYNIADIFIVSMMIGVAILVLVGLHLDGTRELRREAARPVDDEQADAAASDTPKD